One genomic region from Yersinia canariae encodes:
- a CDS encoding RhoGAP domain-containing protein: MWRINYSVSSHIDKFPLSPKDISKAESILYEKKLKIYNILNKNDNYDIAHQHKLTDKSTKSSFFYSFAKSLLSITTKRSNSINIKELNNKLIKYQYYDRKIALGNEIFGKNKRKEEALGEMSLRPFFNAQEIAFQNIGILSNHMNANSEWFSQEGIFRISPQYSDLKEVLDIIDNTDGVKVNEELASIKKSNAICSALKKQLGLALTDSDKMKIYEFAREHSNEKKHYFIPFIPSINKLPLPIKKIMPLLIKIIRHEDENKMSASNIAKMIAPYVTPTSKKSEQDKKAFLVKNMQIISFITDLIDSEDFIDLVNSRDPLPKNPLQKSILSNT; this comes from the coding sequence ATGTGGAGAATTAATTATAGCGTAAGTAGTCATATTGATAAATTCCCTCTTAGTCCTAAAGATATTTCAAAGGCAGAAAGTATACTTTATGAAAAAAAACTTAAAATATATAATATATTGAATAAAAATGATAATTACGATATTGCACATCAGCATAAACTCACAGACAAGAGCACTAAGTCATCATTTTTTTATTCATTCGCAAAGAGTTTGCTAAGCATCACGACTAAGAGATCTAATAGTATAAATATAAAAGAATTAAATAATAAATTAATTAAATACCAATACTACGATAGAAAAATAGCTCTTGGAAATGAAATTTTTGGGAAAAATAAAAGAAAAGAAGAAGCTCTGGGGGAAATGTCTCTAAGACCATTCTTTAATGCACAGGAAATAGCATTTCAGAATATAGGAATACTAAGCAATCACATGAATGCTAATTCTGAATGGTTCTCTCAAGAAGGAATCTTTCGAATATCACCACAATATTCTGATCTAAAAGAAGTTCTTGATATCATAGATAACACTGATGGGGTTAAAGTAAATGAAGAATTGGCGTCTATTAAAAAAAGTAATGCCATTTGTTCAGCACTCAAAAAACAGTTAGGACTCGCATTAACTGACAGCGATAAAATGAAAATTTATGAGTTCGCAAGGGAACATAGCAATGAAAAAAAACATTACTTCATCCCATTCATCCCATCGATAAACAAACTGCCATTACCAATAAAAAAAATCATGCCTTTACTTATTAAAATTATTAGACATGAAGATGAAAATAAAATGAGTGCCTCGAATATAGCTAAAATGATAGCACCATATGTTACACCAACAAGTAAAAAATCAGAACAGGATAAGAAAGCGTTTCTGGTAAAAAATATGCAAATCATCTCATTCATAACTGATTTGATAGATTCTGAGGACTTTATAGATCTGGTAAATTCAAGAGATCCACTGCCCAAAAATCCCTTACAAAAATCTATTCTCTCCAATACATAG
- a CDS encoding TolC family protein: MMTRAVLMARIAKISLTCSAVSLSMLIAGCATDRLDLAPASYTEPWTPNVNAGASLGAGNFSVPPNPLVAELAQPPTIKREHDYSLPELIDIAQSQNPDTRIAWQQARQAALAVGMGEAIFLPIISASVIGGYQSTTTPLPYAIGNEKDLKTTGSAVVPALALQWLIFDFGQRSALLDAAKHTSYAANVTFNGMHQKLIYDVTRTYFQYGAAQTQRQIAEQTLKNSLKIQDAAEARQKNGVATTVEVALARQQVAQSELRRVVTKGTERDAYQALLGAMGVSPSLGINVAYAEDRVLPNVASAPTENMIRLALSQRPDVLASYAAVEAAQAGVKATEADFLPKVYLAGAVAGGDGRFDIQGLPGISQQTSSSSILVGVSVPLYDGGIRAARVKEAESRAVVAAEGFKKTQELAVREIVVAADTLQSALESNQAALNLVKTSFITYDAALESYRNGVGTITVANEAANGLLNAQQMSTDAHAASLVAAANLAFVMGKMTNTSEPLALLH, encoded by the coding sequence ATGATGACGCGCGCTGTACTGATGGCCCGGATTGCCAAAATTAGCCTGACTTGCTCGGCAGTAAGTTTGAGCATGTTGATCGCCGGTTGTGCCACAGACCGTTTGGATCTTGCACCTGCATCTTATACTGAACCCTGGACGCCTAATGTGAATGCTGGCGCCTCTTTGGGGGCGGGTAATTTCTCTGTTCCGCCGAATCCGCTGGTGGCGGAATTAGCCCAGCCGCCCACGATAAAGCGTGAGCATGATTATTCATTGCCAGAACTGATTGATATCGCCCAAAGTCAGAATCCAGATACCCGTATTGCCTGGCAGCAGGCGCGGCAGGCCGCTCTGGCCGTAGGAATGGGGGAGGCAATATTTCTACCGATTATTTCAGCGAGTGTCATTGGGGGTTACCAAAGTACAACGACACCGCTACCTTATGCTATCGGCAACGAAAAGGATCTGAAAACGACGGGCAGCGCGGTAGTTCCGGCTTTAGCATTACAGTGGCTTATCTTTGATTTTGGCCAGCGTAGTGCATTACTTGATGCGGCTAAACATACTTCCTATGCTGCCAATGTGACCTTTAATGGCATGCACCAGAAGCTCATTTATGATGTCACTCGCACTTACTTCCAATATGGAGCAGCACAAACTCAGCGGCAGATAGCGGAACAGACGCTAAAAAATAGTTTGAAAATTCAAGATGCTGCGGAAGCGCGTCAAAAAAATGGTGTTGCGACGACAGTAGAAGTTGCGCTGGCCCGACAGCAGGTTGCGCAATCTGAACTACGCCGTGTGGTGACAAAAGGCACTGAGCGCGATGCTTATCAGGCCCTACTGGGGGCGATGGGAGTTTCCCCGTCATTGGGCATCAACGTCGCGTATGCTGAAGATCGTGTTTTGCCGAATGTTGCCAGTGCGCCGACCGAAAATATGATTCGGCTGGCCCTTTCCCAACGCCCCGATGTGCTAGCCAGCTATGCGGCGGTTGAAGCGGCCCAGGCGGGTGTCAAAGCAACGGAAGCTGATTTCTTGCCGAAAGTCTATCTTGCCGGGGCTGTTGCGGGTGGTGATGGGCGCTTTGATATTCAGGGGCTGCCGGGTATTAGCCAACAAACTTCATCTTCCAGTATTTTAGTCGGTGTTAGTGTTCCTCTTTATGATGGCGGGATACGGGCGGCCAGAGTTAAAGAGGCAGAATCGCGCGCGGTGGTTGCTGCCGAAGGGTTTAAGAAAACGCAGGAATTGGCTGTCCGTGAAATTGTGGTGGCGGCAGATACCTTGCAATCAGCACTTGAATCCAATCAAGCGGCATTAAATCTGGTGAAAACCTCATTTATTACTTATGACGCCGCGCTGGAGTCTTATCGCAATGGTGTCGGCACAATAACGGTTGCCAACGAGGCGGCAAATGGGTTGTTGAATGCTCAGCAAATGAGTACTGATGCGCATGCCGCTTCTTTGGTCGCAGCCGCTAATCTGGCTTTCGTCATGGGAAAAATGACGAACACCTCAGAACCATTGGCACTGCTGCATTAG
- a CDS encoding EscF/YscF/HrpA family type III secretion system needle major subunit: MAIPGLNAAGNWETSKLEGLDATSIGKWGMQYRTGALLNTRVKTLADELKNMLSDPKSELDNPIVLAKISALNGHYNGARQAQSNIMKSLKDTSQAIIRNM, encoded by the coding sequence ATGGCTATACCTGGACTTAACGCCGCCGGTAATTGGGAAACCTCTAAGCTTGAAGGGTTGGATGCTACATCAATTGGAAAATGGGGAATGCAATACCGTACCGGCGCACTACTTAATACGCGAGTTAAAACGCTGGCAGACGAACTAAAAAATATGCTTTCTGATCCAAAGAGTGAACTGGACAATCCTATTGTGCTGGCAAAAATTTCCGCCCTTAATGGCCACTACAATGGGGCACGCCAGGCACAAAGTAATATTATGAAGTCTCTTAAAGACACCTCTCAAGCTATTATTCGTAATATGTGA
- a CDS encoding PrgH/EprH family type III secretion apparatus protein translates to MKDTENRVLIMKIASGPLSGNELILKAGSHRIIIAAEQTYKTETDDDGFTTYYLPGEQGNYELAIVCDNDTASAPETESIDQWYLTLSGDCPTIRQPIVFQEVMLAEHFPVVIKMLNTPWKGTESLPVPAQITKLETAKNHVSAPLSVRRKFNPIYIAGITLAAIATLISWQVLDHNNQARKVKTLETLLQGSSSPLAVTTGENGQSLVLVTTQRDLDWSTQRLLREHYQEPVAVKKITTLEKEIESQLGKQLPGLLKVDLSLPCQPVTRWLKGNYPAPDDNLVKQTLTRFLGCPVESQIESYTSTDLLHQAEQGLTKSNVPWRVNNKNGISIFIINANLNDEQAISLIDFSEHFTQRYGISYIQFSISLATNHLAGKSLVNNPNGYVLLDNNHWYFNPVAF, encoded by the coding sequence GTGAAAGACACAGAGAACCGCGTCTTGATAATGAAGATTGCCAGCGGGCCGCTAAGTGGCAATGAATTAATACTCAAAGCAGGTAGCCATCGGATAATTATTGCTGCGGAACAAACGTATAAAACTGAAACAGATGACGACGGCTTCACCACCTATTACTTACCTGGTGAACAGGGTAATTACGAACTGGCGATTGTTTGTGATAATGACACGGCTTCAGCACCTGAAACAGAGAGCATTGACCAATGGTATCTCACGCTAAGTGGTGATTGCCCGACTATTAGGCAGCCAATTGTATTTCAGGAGGTAATGCTTGCCGAACACTTTCCTGTGGTGATTAAAATGTTAAACACTCCGTGGAAGGGAACGGAAAGTTTGCCTGTTCCTGCACAAATAACAAAGCTGGAAACAGCAAAGAATCATGTCAGTGCTCCTCTATCAGTGCGCCGTAAATTTAATCCAATTTATATCGCCGGAATAACACTCGCGGCGATAGCCACTTTAATCAGTTGGCAAGTGCTTGACCACAATAACCAAGCACGGAAAGTGAAAACACTGGAAACTCTACTTCAGGGCAGCAGTTCCCCATTGGCGGTCACTACCGGTGAAAATGGTCAGAGCCTGGTATTAGTAACAACACAACGTGATTTAGACTGGAGCACACAACGTTTGCTGCGGGAGCATTACCAAGAACCTGTGGCGGTAAAAAAAATCACCACATTGGAAAAAGAAATAGAAAGTCAGCTTGGCAAACAATTACCTGGGCTATTGAAAGTAGATTTATCACTCCCTTGCCAGCCCGTCACTCGCTGGTTAAAAGGTAACTATCCCGCGCCAGATGATAATCTCGTGAAGCAGACACTGACGCGTTTTCTCGGTTGCCCGGTAGAGAGCCAAATAGAAAGCTACACATCAACCGACCTTTTACACCAGGCGGAGCAAGGTCTGACCAAAAGTAATGTGCCCTGGCGCGTTAATAATAAAAATGGCATCTCTATTTTTATTATTAACGCGAATCTTAATGATGAACAGGCTATCTCATTAATTGATTTTTCTGAACATTTTACCCAGCGATATGGAATAAGTTATATTCAATTCTCCATCTCACTGGCAACCAATCATTTGGCCGGAAAGTCGCTCGTTAATAATCCGAACGGCTATGTTCTGCTGGATAATAATCACTGGTACTTTAACCCAGTGGCATTTTAA
- a CDS encoding response regulator transcription factor, translating to MTQAKTLRIAMIEDEPFSRLALMEILKKYPYHHKEPQQQLIYSDFSLEVIGCVSNTPELIELLKNNHEIEVLLLDYSLAASETDIDTSLPQDGVGLIKRLLQLHPTLKIIVHTAHKSLAVARLAWQAGAWGFVQKSSDIQELFFAISYVARGKKFFPIELAALPQSTQQDAHHALSERETEVLRMLLNGMKQNEISVRLNISFKTVSNTKTRAFKKLGLTSNTDFFKYAHEISL from the coding sequence ATGACACAAGCAAAAACGTTAAGAATAGCCATGATCGAAGATGAGCCTTTTAGCCGTCTTGCACTGATGGAGATCTTAAAAAAATATCCTTATCATCATAAAGAGCCACAGCAACAGCTTATTTACAGTGACTTTTCGCTTGAAGTCATCGGCTGTGTCAGCAATACGCCGGAGCTCATCGAGTTACTCAAAAATAATCATGAGATCGAAGTTCTGTTGCTGGATTATTCACTTGCCGCCAGCGAAACAGATATAGATACATCTTTACCTCAGGATGGTGTAGGGCTTATCAAACGCCTTCTTCAATTACATCCTACATTGAAAATTATTGTTCACACCGCCCATAAAAGTCTGGCGGTGGCCCGCCTGGCCTGGCAAGCCGGCGCATGGGGATTTGTACAAAAGAGCAGCGACATTCAGGAGCTATTTTTTGCTATTTCGTATGTCGCCCGTGGCAAGAAATTTTTCCCCATTGAGCTGGCGGCGCTGCCCCAGTCCACACAACAAGATGCACACCATGCTTTAAGCGAGCGTGAAACCGAAGTGCTGAGAATGTTACTCAATGGAATGAAGCAGAACGAAATCAGTGTCCGCCTTAATATCAGTTTTAAAACCGTGTCCAACACTAAAACGCGCGCCTTCAAAAAACTGGGGCTTACATCAAATACTGATTTCTTTAAATATGCCCATGAAATTTCTCTGTAA
- a CDS encoding ATP-binding protein, translated as MPMKFLCKTYLILAFILLLSTASYAADTIVFSPEEQRYIETHPVVQYGISPHFYPIETFNSTGEHIGLTRDYIDLIAAATGIKFQPIFSNNSRRPFSYLETGKVALLTSTSSAFAQAKGLASSVPMFSTWPVTVTRKTTRHITTPDDLTEGYVSITDYLSLIEWFTGQFPSANYKITNSPEETIDEVIRGRAKAAVVLSPTALYYMNVVHPGQLKMSHPHKAKIPRVMSARPEDHILIDIINKVITSISPQQQAELMAKWMIGDNSQESRYTGWGWYGYGLAAVLLGLLLIVFYRHRRLKMEFIRLGSKNNLELSVLAHELRTPLIGILTASEGLVRKISSPSQRERLANIIHVTRELLDNLDLSLDYAKINAGSVQQNPQPHLLAELCDTTVKLFISFAETHATTLQVRYLSKQCFLPHLIDSTLLSQALNNIVNNAIKHTHSGMVLIECSLSQVDGKKMFCIEVLDTGTGIPHKVLARLSEPFYQGKLSGADTHNNPRPKGTGLGLFVAKKNMHLTGGHLTITSQPGVGSRLRLSFPSIPAHYAIENPLPEGVHVILSADIPPALCGEIGQILEGCELAYYSSADPLPAPARGPAIYLQLDEQQNHWQLRNQQGELVVVPRPVYASAFYLALSNLCNEEQTLEIVSDITEGYSPDVITQSYRLLVVEDEPLLLEVQHELFSSMGFEVDAVANTQQAYQSWLQHHHRIIVTDCRLDESDGFELVRHLRKLMQDTPEPILIIGQSASLKAEDAQRAREVGMDYLLQKPIAREQWQQLIHDYFA; from the coding sequence ATGCCCATGAAATTTCTCTGTAAAACCTATTTGATATTGGCGTTTATCTTACTATTATCTACAGCCAGTTATGCCGCAGACACCATCGTATTTTCGCCAGAAGAGCAGCGCTATATAGAGACTCACCCGGTGGTGCAATACGGTATTTCTCCGCATTTTTATCCTATTGAAACCTTTAATAGCACTGGTGAGCATATTGGGCTGACACGGGATTATATTGATTTGATCGCCGCCGCCACCGGAATAAAATTTCAGCCGATATTTAGCAACAACAGCCGTAGACCTTTTAGCTATCTGGAAACCGGTAAGGTCGCGCTACTCACCAGCACATCCAGTGCATTTGCGCAGGCCAAAGGTCTGGCAAGCAGTGTTCCGATGTTTTCTACCTGGCCCGTCACTGTGACACGCAAAACCACCCGTCATATCACCACCCCAGACGACCTCACTGAGGGATATGTTTCCATCACCGATTATCTGTCGCTGATTGAGTGGTTTACCGGGCAATTTCCAAGTGCTAATTACAAAATAACGAATTCGCCCGAAGAAACTATTGATGAAGTGATACGTGGGCGAGCTAAAGCTGCTGTCGTCCTCTCCCCCACAGCCCTCTATTATATGAATGTCGTCCATCCGGGGCAGTTAAAAATGTCTCATCCCCATAAAGCCAAGATCCCCAGAGTGATGAGTGCGCGACCAGAAGATCATATTTTGATTGATATTATTAACAAAGTGATCACGTCCATTTCTCCCCAGCAGCAAGCCGAACTTATGGCAAAATGGATGATTGGAGATAATAGCCAAGAGTCACGTTATACCGGATGGGGTTGGTACGGCTATGGCCTGGCGGCGGTCTTATTGGGCCTATTGCTCATTGTGTTTTATCGTCACCGGCGTTTAAAAATGGAGTTTATCCGACTGGGCTCAAAAAATAATCTGGAGTTGTCAGTTCTGGCCCATGAGCTCCGCACCCCACTCATTGGTATTCTCACGGCCAGTGAAGGGTTGGTGCGCAAAATATCATCGCCCAGCCAGCGGGAAAGGCTCGCAAATATCATTCATGTGACCCGGGAACTGCTTGATAATCTTGATTTGTCTCTGGATTACGCCAAAATCAATGCCGGTTCGGTACAACAGAATCCCCAGCCGCATTTACTGGCCGAGCTGTGCGATACCACGGTGAAGTTGTTTATCAGTTTTGCCGAAACACACGCCACCACATTGCAGGTCCGCTATCTGTCAAAACAGTGTTTTTTGCCCCACCTGATTGACAGCACACTGCTTTCTCAGGCGCTGAATAATATCGTCAACAATGCCATTAAACACACTCATTCAGGCATGGTATTGATTGAATGCTCATTGTCGCAGGTCGACGGCAAGAAAATGTTCTGTATCGAGGTGCTCGACACTGGCACAGGGATCCCCCACAAGGTGTTGGCGCGGCTTTCAGAACCGTTTTATCAGGGGAAATTATCGGGCGCTGATACCCATAATAATCCCCGCCCCAAGGGCACCGGGCTGGGGCTATTTGTCGCCAAGAAAAATATGCACCTCACCGGTGGGCATTTGACCATCACCAGTCAGCCCGGTGTGGGTTCGCGGCTGCGGCTTTCCTTCCCCTCGATACCCGCCCATTACGCGATTGAAAACCCGCTGCCTGAAGGGGTGCATGTCATACTCTCCGCCGATATTCCCCCCGCGCTTTGTGGCGAAATCGGCCAGATCCTCGAGGGTTGTGAGCTGGCTTATTATTCCTCTGCTGACCCGCTTCCGGCCCCGGCCCGTGGGCCGGCGATTTATCTGCAACTCGATGAGCAGCAAAATCACTGGCAGCTGCGCAATCAGCAAGGTGAATTGGTCGTCGTTCCCCGCCCGGTGTACGCCTCAGCATTTTATCTTGCCCTGAGCAACTTGTGTAATGAGGAGCAAACACTGGAGATTGTCAGTGATATTACCGAGGGATACTCGCCTGATGTCATTACGCAGTCGTATCGTTTGTTAGTGGTGGAGGATGAGCCACTGCTGCTGGAGGTTCAGCATGAATTGTTTAGCAGTATGGGCTTTGAGGTGGATGCCGTGGCCAACACACAGCAGGCTTATCAGAGCTGGTTACAGCACCACCATAGGATTATTGTTACCGACTGCCGGCTTGATGAGAGTGACGGTTTTGAACTGGTGCGCCACTTGCGAAAGTTGATGCAGGACACCCCAGAGCCAATATTGATCATCGGTCAGTCGGCCTCACTGAAAGCAGAAGATGCCCAGCGCGCCCGCGAAGTCGGCATGGATTATCTACTGCAAAAACCCATTGCACGTGAGCAATGGCAGCAGTTGATACATGACTATTTCGCCTAA
- the sctI gene encoding type III secretion system inner rod subunit SctI, whose translation MSMFINISPTMLPVAENTLPAMPPSGSVEDRVKNLFANYSVNASQEKAAIINQVNNGDATNPDELLRLQNRMGNYSLSINMISTLTHKGVSAIDSVLKAQ comes from the coding sequence ATGTCAATGTTTATTAATATCTCCCCCACGATGTTGCCCGTAGCAGAAAATACTTTGCCGGCAATGCCACCAAGCGGCTCTGTAGAAGACCGGGTCAAAAACCTGTTTGCAAATTACAGTGTTAATGCCAGTCAGGAAAAAGCCGCGATTATTAATCAGGTCAATAATGGTGATGCCACTAACCCGGATGAATTATTGCGACTACAGAATCGTATGGGTAACTATAGTCTCAGTATCAATATGATTAGCACGCTCACCCATAAGGGCGTCTCTGCTATCGACTCTGTATTAAAAGCCCAGTAA
- a CDS encoding winged helix-turn-helix domain-containing protein, translating into MNNNELTPPNIILCQGVIFNSWKRTLTQQEAIVLLSESETCLLKMLLAKTCSKREVMYEIWEKRGVIVTESSYYKLVRQLRSSFKKARLDESLIATLPRIGISYTGTKKTLPVESASVAPLKNKIVRKKNIIDIAITSCTLAIAASCSYLYIFTTG; encoded by the coding sequence ATGAACAATAATGAATTAACTCCACCAAATATTATTTTATGCCAAGGCGTCATTTTTAATTCGTGGAAGCGAACTCTGACCCAGCAGGAAGCGATTGTACTGTTATCAGAAAGCGAAACCTGTTTATTAAAAATGCTGCTAGCAAAGACATGTAGCAAAAGGGAAGTTATGTATGAAATTTGGGAAAAGCGTGGCGTCATTGTCACTGAGAGCAGTTACTATAAACTTGTCAGACAATTGCGTAGTTCATTTAAGAAAGCCAGACTTGATGAAAGCCTGATTGCGACTTTGCCCAGGATTGGTATTTCATATACGGGCACCAAAAAAACACTTCCTGTCGAATCGGCATCAGTAGCTCCCTTAAAAAATAAAATTGTGCGCAAAAAAAATATCATCGATATAGCCATTACAAGCTGCACATTAGCCATTGCCGCAAGTTGTTCTTATCTTTATATTTTTACCACGGGATAA
- a CDS encoding lytic transglycosylase domain-containing protein — translation MKTVIYYLSIMLFLSPVIAQASCLSDAAKRWDIPEIILEAIILHESGGKPNARNFNKNGSSDYGLMQINSIHFNSLKSKGIIDYEQKLMHPCTNIEAGAYLLSLKFKKYGYSWRAVGAYHSETAHYRDSYASKIMKIVSAGPDFSHKNASLLTTTPAS, via the coding sequence ATGAAAACTGTTATTTACTATTTATCAATTATGCTTTTTTTAAGCCCTGTTATAGCTCAGGCATCTTGCTTATCAGATGCTGCTAAACGCTGGGATATACCAGAAATCATTCTCGAAGCTATTATCCTCCATGAATCTGGCGGTAAGCCAAATGCACGCAATTTTAATAAGAATGGTAGCTCCGATTATGGCTTAATGCAGATTAACTCTATTCATTTTAATTCACTGAAATCAAAAGGAATTATAGACTATGAACAAAAACTGATGCACCCCTGCACCAATATTGAAGCCGGAGCCTATTTACTGAGCCTGAAGTTTAAAAAATATGGCTACAGTTGGCGCGCTGTCGGGGCTTATCATTCAGAAACCGCCCATTACAGAGATAGCTATGCCAGTAAAATCATGAAGATAGTCAGCGCTGGCCCTGATTTTTCCCATAAGAATGCATCACTATTAACAACCACCCCCGCCTCTTGA
- the sctJ gene encoding type III secretion system inner membrane ring lipoprotein SctJ, which produces MNKLTKFLLISAIWLLSGCDNQTLLTELSQRQSNEVLAVLQENGVEGTRRENGKLGNSIRVARSDFVTAVDLLRLYNLPSKESVEIIQAFPGDSLVASPQAERSRLLSLIEQRLEQSLLTIPGVVNARVHVSYPLNSNNRVKQPQQVSSLVTYAGNEAPNMMMSKIKLFLTNSFAEASFDNVSVVIVERPPLQRQLRNEPEFPVSPVLLIAIAAALTTGAGALLLLWRRKPQNRAKEVPSDRMEQKS; this is translated from the coding sequence ATGAATAAGCTGACGAAATTTCTGCTGATAAGTGCTATTTGGCTGCTGTCTGGTTGTGATAACCAGACTCTGCTCACTGAGCTTAGCCAGCGCCAGAGTAATGAAGTATTGGCAGTCCTACAGGAAAATGGCGTGGAAGGAACACGCCGGGAAAATGGCAAGTTGGGTAATTCCATTAGGGTTGCACGCAGTGATTTTGTTACCGCAGTGGACTTATTACGCTTGTATAACTTGCCCTCCAAAGAGTCGGTGGAAATTATTCAGGCGTTCCCAGGAGATTCATTAGTGGCATCACCGCAGGCCGAACGTTCACGCCTGCTTTCTTTAATTGAACAACGTCTGGAGCAATCGTTGCTGACTATTCCCGGCGTAGTGAACGCCAGAGTACATGTCAGTTATCCTTTAAATAGCAACAACCGAGTTAAACAGCCGCAGCAAGTCTCAAGTCTTGTGACCTATGCCGGGAATGAAGCGCCTAACATGATGATGAGCAAAATTAAGTTATTTCTCACCAACAGTTTTGCAGAAGCCAGCTTTGACAATGTTTCTGTCGTCATCGTCGAACGCCCGCCATTGCAGCGCCAGCTCAGGAATGAGCCGGAGTTCCCTGTCTCACCCGTACTATTGATTGCCATTGCCGCGGCCCTGACGACGGGCGCTGGCGCACTGTTATTACTCTGGCGTCGCAAGCCACAAAACAGGGCCAAAGAGGTGCCATCTGACCGCATGGAGCAAAAATCATGA
- a CDS encoding YbaY family lipoprotein — MKSYFNTRKKFYSHCFILFLALFLSGCTHLADINGNHNGDYLQGSIQSSHRELPENATITLSITQHKASGGKELLLQEYRIVTPQRSLTIPFRLQLSNELSLSSQPLNISVRVEKEGELIMMSDKLTPFLHQPGEKLILTVNDS, encoded by the coding sequence ATGAAATCTTATTTTAATACTCGGAAAAAATTTTACTCGCACTGTTTTATTTTATTTTTAGCCTTATTTTTATCCGGTTGTACTCATCTTGCAGATATAAATGGAAATCATAATGGCGATTATCTTCAAGGAAGTATTCAAAGCAGTCATCGGGAACTACCTGAAAATGCGACAATTACGCTGTCAATCACCCAGCATAAAGCCTCTGGTGGCAAAGAACTCCTCCTTCAGGAATATAGGATTGTGACGCCCCAAAGAAGCCTTACAATTCCTTTTCGCTTGCAGCTGTCGAATGAGTTATCATTATCTTCACAACCTCTTAATATCAGTGTCAGGGTAGAGAAAGAGGGAGAATTGATTATGATGAGTGATAAACTCACACCGTTTCTACATCAGCCAGGTGAAAAGTTAATACTGACAGTGAATGACAGTTAG